One Brassica napus cultivar Da-Ae unplaced genomic scaffold, Da-Ae ScsIHWf_1149;HRSCAF=1632, whole genome shotgun sequence DNA window includes the following coding sequences:
- the LOC125596202 gene encoding uncharacterized protein LOC125596202: MPYRTTRLLQSLLYEGVSTVPLNALPDFSPVHIGLSPTTRGAGDIKVNSYFKTKRELMLRMKKWALEWKFEYKTVSSNKSRVLLSCVDENCTWRMRAIKLPLSDFFVVKKYVHEHTCDTTHRKANHRQASAKLLGSLICSNYGEKKEGLKPKQIIEQVRMLHGVHINYKQAWRVREEAQILVRGTPEDSYYNLSRWLYKITETNPGSLTYQHVDAAGKFKYAFVAFGPSIRGFSLMRRVIAVDGTFLKGKFNGTLLAACAQDGNYHLYPLAFAVVDAENGASWKWFFRGLSQKIPDASDLVFVSDRANSISSALEDVYPLSHHGICRIHLLRNITPTYAKTGLLPLVESAADAYTCHEFWLIFKDIKDKCPELAKYLEDSDFRKWARSYAPANRYNIMTTNIAESLNSMLRMPRELPIISLLETIRLTMTTWFFERREAAAKHKHLVTPKVVQKLVSRLGAAMLLNVYQVDRSEFEVKNETMKFVVDLEKRHCTCNVFDIDKIPCIHAIAAAKHIKRDENLFVDASHLTETWAKAYAESIHPGGELSTSTYPENIDELSCPPPATKKKSGRPPTKRKRSVGEFGVPGSKSQSHKCSRCGTGGHNKSTCERPIG, from the coding sequence CAACCACGAGAGGAGCTGGCGATATTAAGGTGAATAGCTATTTTAAGACAAAGAGAGAGTtgatgttgaggatgaagaaatgggcTTTAGAGTGGAAGTTTGAGTACAAGACTGTCTCTTCTAACAAGTCAAGAGTGCTTTTGAGTTGTGTTGATGAAAATTGCACGTGGAGGATGCGTGCTATCAAGCTacctctttcagattttttcgttGTTAAAAAGTATGTTCATGAGCATACATGCGATACAACACACAGGAAAGCCAACCACAGACAAGCATCTGCAAAGTTGTTGGGTTCTTTGATTTGCAGCAATTATGGAGAAAAAAAGGAAGGTCTCAAACCGAAACAGATCATTGAACAGGTCAGGATGCTGCATGGTGTTCACATCAATTACAAACAAGCTTGGAGAGTGAGAGAAGAAGCTCAGATTTTGGTTAGAGGGACTCCTGAAGACAGCTATTACAATTTGTCTAGGTGGTTGTATAAAATCACAGAAACAAACCCTGGTTCCTTGACTTATCAACATGTGGATGCTGCAGGAAAGTTCAAGTATGCATTTGTGGCTTTTGGTCCTTCGATAAGGGGATTCTCATTGATGAGGAGAGTTATTGCAGTAGATGGTACATTTCTGAAGGGAAAATTCAATGGGACTTTATTGGCAGCTTGTGCTCAAGATGGGAATTATCATCTATATCCTCTCGCCTTTGCAGTGGTTGACGCAGAAAATGGCGCCTCTTGGAAATGGTTCTTTAGAGGTTTGAGCCAGAAGATCCCGGACGCTTCGGATCTTGTTTTTGTATCAGACAGGGCTAACTCCATTTCTTCAGCGTTGGAGGATGTATATCCCTTATCTCACCATGGAATTTGCAGGATCCATCTGCTCCGCAACATCACTCCTACATATGCGAAGACTGGGTTGCTACCTCTGGTGGAAAGCGCTGCTGATGCCTATACGTGTCACGAGTTCTGGTTAATCTTCAAGGACATAAAGGATAAATGTCCTGAATTGGCTAAGTATCTGGAAGATTCTGATTTTAGGAAGTGGGCACGAAGCTATGCGCCTGCGAACAGGTATAATATCATGACTACCAACATTGCAGAGTCTCTCAATTCTATGTTGAGGATGCCTCGTGAGTTGCCCATTATCTCTCTCCTTGAAACTATCAGATTGACGATGACCACTTGGTTTTTTGAGCGACGCGAAGCGGCTGCGAAACATAAGCACCTGGTTACTCCAAAAGTTGTGCAGAAATTGGTATCTAGGTTAGGGGCCGCAATGTTGTTGAATGTGTATCAAGTTGATCGAAGCGAGTTTGAGGTGAAGAATGAAACAATGAAGTTTGTTGTTGACTTGGAGAAGCGGCATTGCACATGTAATGTTTTCGACATTGACAAGATCCCCTGCATCCATGCCATCGCTGCTGCTAAGCATATCAAGAGAGATGAAAACCTTTTTGTTGATGCTTCTCACTTGACAGAAACGTGGGCTAAAGCTTATGCTGAAAGCATACATCCTGGTGGAGAGTTGTCAACGTCCACCTATCCAGAGAATATTGATGAACTGTCTTGCCCACCTCCagctaccaaaaagaaaagtggACGCCCTcctacaaagagaaagagatccgtTGGCGAGTTTGGGGTTCCTGGATCTAAATCTCAGTCCCACAAGTGCAGCAGATGTGGCACAGGAGGGCACAACAAGAGCACATGCGAGAGGCCTATAGGATGa